A genomic region of Xiphophorus couchianus chromosome 9, X_couchianus-1.0, whole genome shotgun sequence contains the following coding sequences:
- the kng1 gene encoding kininogen-1 isoform X2, translating to MMSSAVGLFVAALLCFCSSAFGQTGVDGQRGVLVFCDDPSVQKAVTSALHEFNSKLTVGQKLALFEIRVAKKTEDGSDSMYYLEFTSRRSDCPAGGSKNWTDCDYLPTGSVAAISCNSTVHMNEKETVTKEVYCNVDGYISSEKATCLGCPVEIEGNSEDLKVPLLASVSKFNSISNSTHLFTLNRVSHATRQVVAGFRYKLRFDMKKTTCAKAEHKDLNDLCVPDEDNMEFANCNATVDMAPWRLEQPGVLLAQCENRALPLPRRRPPGWSPLRNRDPPPPASSPSRSPPSIQSPSKAPAKEESSEEDTTASKPSASPNANNHPFHCPSNPWKQFKPVQPVAPSQKPPLAGEFSDTDLLS from the exons ACGGGCGTGGACGGCCAGCGAGGCGTTCTGGTTTTCTGCGATGACCCGTCAGTGCAGAAGGCCGTCACCAGCGCCTTGCATGAGTTCAACAGCAAGCTGACCGTCGGACAGAAGCTGGCTCTGTTTGAGATCAGAGTGGCCAAGAAG ACAGAGGACGGATCCGACTCCATGTACTACCTGGAGTTCACCAGCAGGAGGAGTGactgtccagcagggggcagcaaaAACTGGACAGACTGCGACTATCTTCCCACCGGATCTGTG GCAGCGATTTCATGCAACTCTACAGTCCACATGAATGAGAAAGAGACCGTCACTAAAGAGGTGTATTGTAATGTTG acGGCTACATTTCCTCAGAGAAAGCGACGTGTTTGGGCTGCCCTGTGGAGATTGAAGGAAACTCAGAGGACCTTAAAGTTCCTCTGTTAGCATCAGTGTCCAAGTTTAACTCAATTTCCAACTCAACTCACCTGTTCACCCTGAACAGAGTCAGCCATGCCACTAGACAG GTTGTTGCAGGTTTCAGGTACAAGCTGAGATTCGACATGAAGAAAACGACGTGTGCAAAGGCTGAGCACAAAGATCTCAACGACCTGTGTGTCCCAGATGAGGATAATAtg GAGTTTGCTAACTGTAACGCTACCGTGGATATGGCACCGTGGAGACTGGAGCAGCCGGGTGTCCTCCTGGCGCAGTGCGAAAACAGAGCCCTACCTTTG CCTCGGCGCCGTCCTCCCGGCTGGTCTCCTCTCAGGAACCGGGATCCACCTCCGCCCGCCTCTTCACCGTCGCGGTCTCCTCCATCGATACAATCCCCCTCCAAGGCTCCAGCCAAAGAGGAATCATCCGAGGAGGACACGACGGCCTCCAAACCGTCAGCCTCCCCCAACGCCAACAACCACCCCTTCCACTGCCCCTCCAACCCCTGGAAACAATTCAAGCCGGTCCAACCCGTAGCGCCCTCCCAGAAGCCGCCATTGGCGGGAGAATTTAGTGATACTGACCTGCTTTCTTAA